In Maridesulfovibrio sp., the following proteins share a genomic window:
- a CDS encoding multiheme c-type cytochrome, whose product MLKQMVKVITIAMAIAMFAAVCLAADAPFPNLAPKELVVKRGFTKEATNCIECHAKKTPGIIENWKMGKMAHATVSCYDCHVVEKTSPMASQCEGIKGTEIYISPMVSSKTCSRCHPQEVEQFLKSGHAKLAGAPVIDNKQFQKLMYYYEGGVFMGVKEGSLPSIASRASGCQVCHGTKVELGPDNKPTKLTWPGGIGTRYPDGSIGTCTVCHTRHQFSIEEARKPEACGACHLGPDHPQKEIYDESKHGQFYGAHGESWKWDSAPDTWQPGDYEAPTCAVCHMSGIGELNTTHNVNERLKWDLMHKTSVIRSGERGDGEKGDKLMRKVCANCHGKTHTDTQRKLLDGAVELYNAYWAGAEKMKKELTEKGLLLKDDPWNDGFQELEYYLWHHAGRRARHGTAMNGPDYSHWHGFFQVFQIYKDMEKLYEYRIKNNKIEELSHVMSTGPI is encoded by the coding sequence ATGTTGAAACAGATGGTTAAAGTTATTACGATTGCAATGGCAATCGCAATGTTCGCAGCAGTATGTCTTGCAGCGGACGCACCTTTCCCGAATCTAGCACCAAAAGAACTGGTTGTGAAAAGGGGATTCACCAAAGAAGCCACCAACTGCATCGAGTGTCATGCGAAAAAGACACCCGGAATAATTGAAAACTGGAAAATGGGCAAAATGGCTCACGCTACCGTTTCCTGTTACGACTGTCACGTTGTAGAAAAAACCTCACCTATGGCCAGCCAGTGTGAAGGTATCAAGGGAACAGAAATCTATATTTCTCCCATGGTTTCTTCAAAAACATGTTCACGCTGCCATCCGCAGGAAGTCGAACAATTCCTCAAGAGTGGTCACGCCAAGCTGGCGGGAGCTCCGGTTATCGACAACAAACAATTCCAAAAACTCATGTATTATTATGAAGGCGGCGTCTTCATGGGCGTTAAAGAGGGCTCTTTACCGAGTATAGCCTCCCGCGCATCCGGCTGTCAGGTCTGTCACGGTACAAAGGTTGAATTAGGACCGGACAACAAACCCACAAAGCTGACATGGCCCGGCGGCATAGGCACACGTTATCCCGACGGTTCTATCGGCACTTGCACTGTCTGCCACACAAGGCACCAGTTCTCCATTGAAGAAGCGCGCAAGCCTGAAGCCTGTGGAGCCTGCCACCTCGGTCCTGACCATCCGCAGAAAGAAATCTACGACGAATCAAAGCATGGACAGTTCTATGGCGCGCATGGCGAAAGCTGGAAATGGGACAGTGCTCCCGACACATGGCAGCCCGGTGACTATGAAGCACCTACCTGCGCAGTGTGCCACATGTCCGGTATCGGTGAACTGAACACCACTCACAACGTCAACGAACGTCTGAAGTGGGATCTCATGCATAAAACAAGCGTAATCCGCAGTGGCGAACGCGGCGACGGCGAAAAGGGCGACAAGCTCATGCGTAAAGTCTGCGCCAACTGCCACGGCAAGACCCACACAGACACCCAGCGTAAACTGCTTGACGGCGCTGTTGAACTCTACAATGCATACTGGGCAGGCGCAGAAAAAATGAAGAAGGAACTGACCGAGAAAGGACTCCTGCTTAAGGATGATCCTTGGAATGACGGATTCCAGGAACTGGAATACTACCTCTGGCACCACGCCGGACGCAGAGCACGTCACGGTACTGCCATGAACGGGCCTGACTATTCGCACTGGCATGGTTTCTTCCAGGTTTTCCAGATTTATAAGGATATGGAAAAACTCTACGAGTACCGCATCAAGAATAATAAGATTGAAGAACTGTCTCATGTAATGAGCACCGGTCCAATCTAA
- a CDS encoding polyprenyl synthetase family protein: MIELLAYFKNELPLINGFLDQETAKLEGLVKDVARHVLLAPGKRIRPVLTILSARGLGYAKDDIYPLAGSLELLHAATLLHDDILDDADLRRGVEASHLVFGTTETILAGDVLLALANKIGADYGKPRISSVLASGIMSTVEGEILEIAHISEPLMDRNTYMEIIIGKTARLIETSCRLGAILASDDRTMEDAVGNFGLNMGIAFQLVDDALDYESPSDDTGKPEGGDLKEGKITLPLILYLEMLQDKEAELLLAQIKNHTMSDDKRDKVLAEIRKHGLGSKTRGYAAEYVEKAKACLVPMPESAEKQVLKQAADFVLTRKK, encoded by the coding sequence ATGATTGAGTTATTAGCCTACTTTAAAAATGAATTGCCTCTCATAAACGGTTTTCTGGATCAGGAAACCGCAAAACTTGAGGGTTTGGTCAAAGATGTGGCACGGCACGTCCTTCTTGCTCCGGGCAAGAGGATTCGCCCTGTTCTAACTATTCTTTCCGCCCGCGGCCTGGGCTATGCAAAGGATGATATCTACCCCCTTGCCGGTTCTCTGGAGCTTCTCCACGCCGCCACCCTTCTGCATGATGATATTTTAGATGATGCAGACCTGCGCCGTGGTGTTGAAGCTTCGCATCTTGTTTTCGGGACTACTGAAACAATTCTGGCCGGGGACGTGCTACTGGCTCTCGCCAACAAAATCGGTGCCGACTACGGCAAACCGCGCATCAGTTCCGTACTCGCGTCCGGTATTATGTCCACAGTCGAAGGCGAAATCCTTGAGATTGCCCATATTTCCGAACCCCTGATGGACCGCAATACCTATATGGAGATCATCATCGGCAAAACTGCCCGCTTGATTGAAACTTCATGCAGACTCGGCGCCATCCTCGCTTCTGATGATCGGACCATGGAAGACGCTGTCGGCAACTTCGGCCTGAACATGGGAATAGCTTTCCAGCTTGTCGACGATGCACTTGACTACGAATCTCCATCCGATGATACAGGCAAACCTGAAGGCGGTGACCTCAAAGAAGGTAAAATTACTTTACCGTTGATTCTTTATCTTGAAATGTTACAAGATAAAGAAGCAGAGCTGCTGCTTGCCCAGATCAAAAACCATACGATGTCTGACGATAAGCGCGATAAAGTGCTTGCCGAAATAAGAAAGCATGGTCTGGGGTCAAAAACAAGAGGCTACGCCGCTGAGTATGTGGAAAAAGCGAAGGCTTGCCTGGTCCCCATGCCTGAAAGCGCAGAAAAGCAGGTACTCAAGCAGGCTGCTGACTTTGTGCTGACCAGAAAAAAATAG
- a CDS encoding HDOD domain-containing protein, with product MSLDEILESPRLMMKLSFPPVMLQLMEEASKSEPDFAVLGKIISMDPALSTTILNLVNSPFYGLSQEISDFKRAAVVLGTRELLNLAVTVTYQKHICANLNTDDYKVFNDWMLTVWGAISAQLIASRICPEQADKVYLCCLLKDISLFFLRCAAPEELPENISKKLITGSYHSQSEDENSTWGMNHGALSQLLLTRWKMNTIECPSLQHHHELEDIDSADAPTKALILATKWAEMELGNKKSPFNVLQFEVQLQRALDMDEDVIEQFREVCRTKFQSMLNILGMSEGKPTLIFTIIPFAACNRAIS from the coding sequence ATGAGTCTGGATGAGATACTCGAATCACCACGCTTGATGATGAAACTCAGCTTTCCTCCGGTAATGCTTCAGCTTATGGAAGAGGCCAGCAAGTCTGAACCTGACTTTGCCGTGCTCGGTAAAATAATCAGCATGGACCCGGCTCTTTCCACAACCATTTTAAATCTGGTCAACTCCCCGTTCTACGGCCTTTCACAAGAAATATCAGACTTTAAAAGGGCCGCAGTGGTCCTGGGAACACGTGAACTGCTCAATCTTGCAGTCACGGTAACTTACCAGAAGCATATCTGCGCAAACCTGAATACTGATGATTACAAAGTCTTCAACGACTGGATGCTGACAGTCTGGGGCGCGATTTCAGCACAGCTGATCGCCTCCCGCATCTGCCCGGAACAGGCGGATAAAGTCTACCTGTGTTGCCTGCTTAAGGATATTTCACTGTTCTTCCTACGCTGTGCAGCCCCCGAAGAACTGCCGGAGAATATATCTAAAAAGCTTATAACAGGCTCTTACCACTCACAATCTGAAGATGAAAACAGCACTTGGGGGATGAATCACGGGGCACTCAGTCAGCTACTGCTGACCCGCTGGAAAATGAACACAATTGAATGTCCTTCATTGCAACACCATCATGAACTCGAAGACATAGATTCCGCTGATGCGCCCACAAAGGCCCTGATACTGGCTACCAAATGGGCGGAAATGGAGCTTGGTAATAAAAAGAGCCCTTTCAATGTCCTTCAATTTGAAGTTCAGCTACAGAGAGCCCTCGATATGGATGAGGATGTAATTGAACAGTTCAGGGAGGTTTGCAGGACTAAATTCCAATCCATGCTTAACATTCTCGGCATGTCAGAAGGGAAGCCGACACTCATTTTTACAATCATTCCATTCGCAGCCTGCAATCGTGCTATTTCATGA
- a CDS encoding DUF2065 domain-containing protein → MHIDWSFLLSALGLAFIIEGIPYFVFSERMPRILISIIERGPRQLRILGLIAMIFGLLLISFGQSLTDL, encoded by the coding sequence ATGCATATCGATTGGTCCTTTCTTCTGTCCGCCCTTGGCTTGGCCTTCATTATTGAAGGGATTCCTTATTTTGTTTTTTCTGAGCGCATGCCCAGAATTCTTATTTCAATTATAGAGCGCGGTCCGCGTCAATTGCGCATACTTGGGCTCATCGCTATGATTTTTGGGCTGCTGCTGATCTCTTTCGGTCAGTCATTGACAGATCTTTAG
- a CDS encoding nucleotide sugar dehydrogenase translates to MIKFSDIEAKNTTIAVVGLGYVGLPLAVALGRKFKVLGLDISEQRVKELRTGYDRTAEVLENDFHNYVEFSTDASRLKECGFIIVAVPTPIDEARNPDLRPVIGASTMVGENMSAGSVVVYESTVYPGLTEDICVPILEEKSGLKYGVDFGVGYSPERINPGDRKHTLQTIVKVVAGNNEEVAELLDQLYSSIVTAGTHRASCIKVAEAAKVIENTQRDLNISLMNELSMIFDKMGIDTLDVLEAAGTKWNFLPFRPGLVGGHCIGVDPYYLTTKAEEIGHHPQVILAGRKINDSVGKFIADTTIKQMIDGDSKVKGAKVGILGLTFKENVPDLRNTKVVDVVDELKSFGVDVLIHDAYADPEEAVEEYNINTVSFDEFKDLEAVVLAVSHDQYKDLDLATIKSWFRNPENALIIDVKCFFDRKELEEAGIRHWRL, encoded by the coding sequence ATGATTAAATTCTCTGACATTGAAGCAAAGAACACAACAATCGCCGTGGTAGGCCTCGGCTACGTAGGATTACCTCTCGCAGTTGCTCTTGGCCGCAAATTCAAAGTGCTGGGACTTGATATTTCCGAACAGCGCGTAAAAGAACTGCGCACTGGATATGACCGCACTGCGGAAGTACTGGAAAATGACTTCCACAACTATGTGGAATTCAGCACTGATGCCTCCCGGCTTAAGGAATGCGGTTTTATCATTGTTGCCGTCCCCACTCCCATCGATGAAGCCCGTAACCCGGACCTGCGCCCTGTGATAGGCGCTTCCACCATGGTCGGCGAAAATATGTCCGCAGGTTCCGTTGTGGTTTATGAATCCACTGTTTACCCCGGACTCACAGAAGATATCTGCGTTCCTATCCTCGAAGAAAAATCCGGCCTCAAGTACGGCGTGGATTTCGGTGTTGGATACTCTCCCGAACGCATCAATCCCGGTGACCGCAAACACACACTGCAAACCATCGTCAAGGTTGTTGCAGGGAACAATGAAGAAGTAGCCGAGCTTCTGGATCAACTTTACTCTTCAATCGTTACCGCCGGCACCCATCGCGCTTCCTGCATCAAGGTGGCCGAAGCAGCCAAGGTAATCGAAAACACCCAGCGTGACCTGAACATCTCGCTCATGAACGAGCTTTCCATGATCTTCGACAAGATGGGCATCGATACTCTGGATGTTCTGGAAGCTGCCGGAACCAAATGGAACTTCCTGCCCTTCCGTCCGGGTCTGGTTGGCGGTCACTGCATCGGTGTAGACCCCTACTATCTGACTACCAAGGCCGAAGAAATAGGACATCATCCGCAGGTTATTCTTGCAGGACGCAAAATCAACGACTCCGTTGGTAAATTCATTGCCGACACCACCATCAAACAGATGATTGATGGAGACAGCAAGGTAAAAGGAGCTAAAGTTGGTATTCTCGGTCTGACTTTCAAGGAAAATGTTCCCGATCTGCGTAACACAAAGGTTGTTGACGTTGTCGATGAGCTTAAATCCTTCGGTGTTGATGTGCTGATCCACGATGCATATGCCGATCCGGAAGAAGCTGTTGAAGAATACAATATCAACACTGTTTCTTTTGATGAATTTAAAGACCTTGAAGCAGTTGTGCTGGCTGTTTCACACGATCAATATAAAGATTTGGATTTGGCTACGATCAAGAGCTGGTTCAGAAATCCTGAAAACGCATTGATCATCGATGTAAAATGCTTCTTCGACCGCAAGGAACTGGAAGAAGCAGGAATCAGGCACTGGAGACTTTAA
- a CDS encoding AIR synthase-related protein: MLWRVEVALKGHVRDVHGHKVSNKIKEELGIDAGEVHTIKVYTVEGLEKDEIEKVLELGVLHDPVLHTPSLEPLAKDFAWNLEVGFRPGVTDNEGRTAKESVILVTESANAEAVKVYTSTQYLFAKDLGLEQVNHIAKDLLANELIQRYEIRSADEWVKSPGFEAKAARVTGKASDEVVIIDLAAMSDDEMMAFSRENTLALSLEEFHCIRDYYADPEVVKQREEMGLTAQPTDAELEALAQTWSEHCKHKIFSSKIEYENKETGVSSTVDSLYKSYIMNTTKEIRAEKGDDDFCLSVFKDNAGVIKFNDKLNVCVKMETHNSPSALDPYGGALTGIVGVNRDPMGTGLGANLLCNTDVFCFASPFHEGELPPRLLHPRRVFEGVREGVEHGGNKSGIPTVNGSIVFDERYLGKPLVYCGTVGTMPIESAGRPSHEKKAMPGDIIVMTGGRIGKDGIHGATFSSEELHEGSPATAVQIGDPITQRKMYDCLMRARDLGLYNAITDNGAGGLSSSVGEMAEDSGGCDLDLAKAPLKYDGLKPWEILVSEAQERMTLAVPPEKLDEFMALADEMDVEATALGTYTDSGLYNIRYGEKPVACLRMDFLHDGVPQMKLKAVWERPRIEFTGEPEVADHTTLLKDMLGRLNICSKEYVIRQYDHEVQGRSVVKPLVGEKEDGPADAGVLRPDFDDDKGLVVSHGICPKFSDLDTYWMMANAVDEAIRNAVAVGGDITHMAGIDNFCWCDPVQSESTPDGHYKLAQLVRANQALSHFCRAFGVPCISGKDSMKNDYKGGGVKISIPPTVLFSAVGIVPDINMCVTSDFKKPGEFIYVLGMTRDEMGGSEIASQLDFIHDKVPHVEALTAKTRYMTLNQAMRQRLVTSCHDLSDGGLGVALAEMSLGGRVGCEVDLRSVPTEYGMSTLSVLYSESASRFAVTVAPENAGKFEELFAGQICKRIGMTVGGNSFGLMEGSEGIVRSKVEDLAIAFKETLNW; encoded by the coding sequence ATGCTCTGGCGTGTCGAGGTCGCACTTAAAGGCCACGTCCGTGATGTTCACGGTCACAAAGTTTCCAATAAAATTAAGGAAGAACTCGGTATTGATGCCGGGGAAGTCCATACCATCAAAGTATATACTGTAGAAGGTCTTGAAAAAGACGAAATAGAGAAGGTTCTCGAGTTGGGCGTCTTACACGACCCGGTTCTGCACACACCTTCCCTTGAGCCTCTGGCCAAGGATTTCGCTTGGAACCTTGAAGTGGGCTTTCGTCCCGGAGTTACAGATAACGAAGGCCGCACCGCTAAGGAATCAGTGATTCTTGTTACTGAATCCGCTAATGCGGAAGCTGTCAAAGTATACACTTCCACTCAGTACCTGTTTGCCAAAGACCTTGGTCTGGAGCAGGTAAACCACATTGCAAAAGATCTGCTGGCAAACGAACTCATCCAGCGTTACGAAATCCGTTCCGCTGATGAGTGGGTCAAATCCCCCGGTTTCGAAGCCAAGGCAGCACGGGTTACCGGCAAAGCAAGCGACGAAGTTGTTATCATTGATCTCGCAGCAATGTCTGATGATGAAATGATGGCCTTCAGCCGTGAGAATACTCTGGCGCTTAGCCTTGAAGAATTCCATTGTATCCGCGATTACTATGCTGATCCTGAAGTTGTTAAACAGCGCGAAGAAATGGGTCTCACCGCCCAGCCTACAGATGCTGAACTTGAAGCACTGGCCCAGACATGGTCCGAGCACTGCAAGCACAAAATTTTCAGCTCCAAAATAGAATATGAAAACAAGGAAACCGGTGTTTCCTCCACAGTAGACAGCCTCTACAAAAGCTACATCATGAACACTACCAAAGAAATCCGCGCTGAAAAGGGCGACGATGATTTCTGTCTCTCCGTGTTCAAAGATAACGCCGGTGTCATTAAGTTCAATGACAAACTCAATGTCTGCGTAAAAATGGAAACACACAACAGCCCTTCCGCCCTCGACCCTTATGGTGGAGCGCTGACCGGTATTGTAGGCGTTAACCGTGACCCAATGGGTACAGGACTGGGAGCAAACCTGCTTTGCAACACTGATGTATTCTGTTTCGCTTCCCCCTTCCATGAAGGCGAGTTGCCCCCGCGTCTGCTGCATCCGCGCCGCGTTTTCGAAGGTGTTCGCGAGGGTGTCGAACATGGTGGTAACAAATCAGGTATCCCCACTGTAAACGGTTCCATTGTTTTTGACGAAAGATACCTCGGTAAACCTCTGGTTTACTGCGGAACAGTCGGAACAATGCCTATTGAATCAGCAGGACGCCCCAGCCACGAAAAGAAAGCCATGCCCGGTGACATCATCGTCATGACCGGTGGCCGTATCGGTAAAGACGGAATCCACGGTGCGACTTTTTCTTCCGAAGAACTTCATGAAGGTTCCCCGGCAACCGCAGTTCAGATCGGCGACCCCATCACCCAACGTAAAATGTACGACTGCCTGATGCGCGCCCGTGATCTCGGTCTGTACAACGCCATCACCGACAACGGTGCGGGAGGACTCTCCTCTTCCGTAGGTGAAATGGCTGAAGACAGCGGCGGTTGTGATCTCGATCTCGCTAAGGCTCCGCTCAAATATGACGGTCTTAAGCCTTGGGAAATCCTCGTTTCCGAAGCACAGGAACGCATGACCCTTGCTGTTCCGCCCGAGAAACTTGACGAGTTTATGGCACTTGCAGATGAAATGGACGTAGAAGCTACAGCCCTCGGTACTTACACCGACAGCGGCCTCTACAACATCCGCTACGGCGAAAAGCCAGTTGCCTGCCTGCGCATGGACTTCCTGCATGACGGGGTGCCTCAGATGAAACTCAAAGCTGTCTGGGAACGTCCCAGGATCGAGTTCACCGGTGAGCCTGAAGTCGCAGACCACACAACTCTGCTCAAAGATATGCTCGGCCGTCTGAACATTTGCAGCAAGGAATATGTTATCCGTCAGTACGACCATGAAGTTCAGGGCCGCAGTGTGGTAAAACCTCTGGTTGGTGAAAAGGAAGACGGACCGGCCGATGCCGGCGTACTCCGTCCTGACTTTGATGATGACAAAGGTCTGGTCGTATCCCACGGTATCTGCCCCAAATTCTCCGATCTCGATACTTACTGGATGATGGCTAACGCAGTTGACGAAGCCATCCGTAACGCTGTTGCTGTCGGTGGCGATATCACTCACATGGCCGGTATCGACAACTTCTGCTGGTGTGATCCGGTTCAGTCCGAATCAACACCTGACGGACATTACAAGCTGGCACAGCTTGTTCGTGCCAACCAGGCTCTGTCGCACTTCTGCCGCGCCTTCGGAGTACCCTGCATTTCCGGTAAGGACTCCATGAAGAACGACTACAAAGGCGGCGGAGTAAAAATCTCCATCCCGCCGACCGTACTCTTCTCCGCTGTCGGAATCGTGCCGGACATCAACATGTGTGTAACCTCCGACTTCAAGAAACCCGGCGAATTCATTTACGTGCTCGGTATGACCCGCGACGAAATGGGCGGTTCCGAGATTGCTTCCCAGCTCGACTTTATCCACGACAAAGTCCCCCATGTGGAAGCTCTCACCGCAAAGACACGCTATATGACCCTCAATCAGGCCATGCGTCAAAGACTGGTGACTTCATGTCATGACCTTTCTGACGGCGGTCTGGGCGTTGCACTTGCTGAAATGTCCCTCGGTGGACGCGTCGGTTGTGAAGTGGATCTGCGTTCTGTACCCACTGAGTATGGCATGTCCACCCTTTCCGTGCTCTACAGTGAGTCAGCATCCCGTTTTGCTGTAACTGTAGCACCTGAGAATGCTGGTAAATTCGAAGAACTCTTCGCAGGACAGATTTGCAAACGCATCGGTATGACCGTTGGCGGCAACTCATTCGGACTCATGGAAGGTTCCGAAGGTATTGTCCGCAGCAAGGTTGAAGACCTCGCCATAGCATTCAAGGAAACCTTGAACTGGTAG
- the mqnB gene encoding futalosine hydrolase, which translates to MKPILFVTATAKEMKAALGGVCKLPALEQGMPVEFMFGDRPGLLLVTGIGIINTSFALGRTLAVHNVGMVVLGGVAGTFDEERFPLCSACVVAKEIWPEYGLKTNGQIDPKGLGFSLADIDGRPVWNEIGLCAGKSLFDSGLDRFENLPEAVSLTVSGVTATAEGAAAYRKDYAVDLENMEGFAAAYVCALAGVGLCQVRTVSNLVGSRNSNDWDLRGALTELGRICSTLVK; encoded by the coding sequence TTGAAACCGATTCTTTTTGTTACGGCAACAGCCAAGGAGATGAAAGCAGCTCTAGGCGGAGTCTGTAAACTTCCCGCTTTAGAGCAGGGCATGCCAGTCGAGTTCATGTTCGGCGATCGTCCCGGGCTGCTGCTGGTAACAGGAATCGGAATAATCAATACATCTTTTGCACTTGGACGGACACTGGCCGTGCACAATGTGGGAATGGTTGTTCTGGGCGGGGTTGCCGGGACATTTGATGAAGAACGTTTCCCCCTTTGCTCCGCTTGCGTTGTCGCGAAAGAGATATGGCCCGAATACGGCCTTAAAACCAACGGGCAGATAGATCCCAAGGGTCTGGGATTCAGCCTTGCGGATATTGATGGCAGACCGGTCTGGAACGAAATCGGGCTTTGTGCTGGAAAAAGTCTTTTTGATTCAGGACTTGACCGATTTGAAAATCTACCCGAAGCTGTATCATTGACTGTGAGCGGGGTTACCGCTACGGCAGAAGGAGCCGCCGCATATCGCAAAGATTATGCAGTGGATTTAGAAAATATGGAAGGTTTTGCGGCTGCGTATGTGTGCGCCCTTGCAGGGGTGGGGCTATGTCAGGTGCGGACTGTTTCGAACCTTGTGGGATCAAGGAACAGTAATGATTGGGATTTGCGCGGCGCCCTCACTGAGTTGGGACGGATCTGCTCAACTCTAGTAAAATAA
- a CDS encoding diguanylate cyclase: MSLELLSAEGGMDSIARTIGRHLKLNWDLTSWELTLKSPHTDKYKLYRVNKGENLELVATNCPADKIPWQRRSKGDDIISRDIHFGNFRFDEQKMRTEDRDSLNLYFRFIGQAYEHYYAKQHLVEGRAETLESLPLGIASLDSQGDIIDMNEEMSRLLGGATISGAKQFSELFKIGLGSSIGNSWDEFLEDDSKKSFSKIICASLRTGGVPRDACLYVSAYKQERDEEELVTLIMEDIREISESQIQALKQRDFLEGLVDSMRDVVLTVDKRGNIHYASSRFSKIFLGRNIFDIATPSDTFTGRWGPELFEKKKTIVEVLLKRTETSGRPFEFGISKLAGPGEKSLIVARDLTAIRRLEEKLKRQAVFDGLTDLYNHTQFNSLMVREIKRSIRTGRPVGLLFFDLDGFKAVNDNEGHQVGDEVLKAVGEILRNELRSGMDFPCRYGGDEFGVIVTEVRPEALEKIGNRIRLRVEKKFSGKVTISGGLTVLKEGDTSTSMLSRADKATYEAKDLGGNVLVWAK, translated from the coding sequence ATGAGTCTCGAACTGCTCAGCGCTGAGGGCGGGATGGATTCAATAGCCAGAACCATCGGCAGACACCTCAAGCTCAATTGGGACCTCACAAGCTGGGAGCTGACTCTCAAATCACCGCATACCGATAAGTACAAACTATACCGGGTGAACAAAGGTGAAAATCTGGAACTGGTAGCCACTAATTGCCCTGCGGATAAAATCCCTTGGCAAAGGCGAAGCAAAGGCGACGACATTATCAGCCGAGACATTCATTTCGGTAATTTCCGTTTTGATGAACAAAAAATGCGAACTGAAGACCGTGACAGTTTGAACCTTTATTTCCGCTTTATCGGTCAGGCTTATGAGCATTATTATGCAAAACAGCACCTTGTTGAAGGCCGTGCGGAAACCCTTGAATCGCTGCCCCTGGGTATAGCCAGCCTGGATTCACAGGGTGATATAATTGATATGAATGAAGAGATGTCAAGGCTTCTGGGCGGAGCAACTATCTCCGGTGCCAAACAATTCAGCGAACTGTTCAAAATAGGACTCGGGTCCAGCATCGGCAACAGCTGGGATGAATTTCTAGAAGACGATTCAAAGAAATCTTTCAGCAAAATAATCTGCGCCAGTCTGAGAACAGGAGGCGTTCCGCGCGATGCATGCCTCTATGTTTCTGCTTATAAGCAGGAGCGCGATGAAGAAGAGTTGGTGACTCTGATCATGGAGGATATCCGCGAAATATCCGAAAGCCAAATTCAGGCCCTCAAACAGCGGGATTTTCTGGAAGGGCTGGTTGACTCCATGCGTGATGTGGTTCTGACTGTGGATAAGCGTGGTAACATTCACTATGCATCTTCACGTTTTTCCAAAATTTTTCTAGGACGCAATATCTTTGATATAGCAACCCCCAGTGATACTTTCACAGGACGTTGGGGGCCGGAATTGTTCGAGAAGAAAAAAACAATTGTGGAAGTTCTGCTGAAAAGGACAGAAACAAGCGGTCGTCCGTTTGAGTTCGGAATCAGCAAACTGGCCGGACCGGGAGAAAAGAGTCTCATTGTAGCCCGGGACCTGACTGCCATCCGCAGGCTTGAGGAAAAACTCAAGCGACAGGCAGTCTTTGACGGCTTGACTGATCTTTATAACCATACCCAGTTCAATTCCTTAATGGTTCGGGAAATCAAGCGCAGTATACGAACCGGCCGCCCGGTTGGACTGCTTTTCTTTGATCTGGACGGTTTCAAGGCAGTCAACGATAATGAAGGGCATCAGGTTGGTGACGAAGTTTTAAAAGCCGTGGGCGAAATCCTGCGTAATGAACTCAGATCCGGGATGGATTTTCCGTGCCGGTACGGGGGAGATGAATTCGGAGTTATTGTTACTGAAGTCCGGCCCGAGGCTCTTGAAAAAATAGGCAACAGGATAAGACTCCGGGTGGAAAAAAAATTTTCAGGCAAGGTCACCATCAGCGGTGGACTTACCGTGCTCAAGGAAGGCGACACTTCCACAAGCATGTTGAGCCGCGCAGACAAGGCGACCTATGAGGCCAAGGATTTAGGCGGAAATGTACTGGTCTGGGCTAAATAG
- a CDS encoding ubiquinone/menaquinone biosynthesis methyltransferase encodes MAQESHQEHGKKVRDMFGRIAGWYDFLNHFLSAGQDIYWRYRLVKLVRPGKNGRVLDLAAGTLDVSVELLRQYPNVKILAMDFTHQMLACGKKKKLEGKHLERGESIAPVQADGRIIPLPDSCLDGATISFGIRNILPREDCYKEILRTLKPGARFCILEFGSGSKKIWKGVYNFYLNRVLPLLGKVVSGDSGAYTYLADTIRAFPDERALAEELRGAGFGRVMFVPLLSGIVYIHVAEKTEE; translated from the coding sequence ATGGCGCAGGAATCGCATCAGGAACACGGTAAAAAAGTCCGGGACATGTTCGGCAGAATTGCCGGATGGTATGATTTCCTGAACCACTTTCTAAGTGCAGGTCAGGATATCTACTGGCGTTACCGTCTGGTAAAACTGGTTCGTCCCGGAAAAAACGGACGGGTGCTTGATTTGGCAGCCGGAACACTGGATGTTTCAGTGGAGCTGCTGCGCCAGTACCCGAATGTAAAAATCCTGGCGATGGATTTTACTCACCAGATGCTGGCCTGCGGTAAGAAAAAGAAACTGGAAGGCAAACATCTGGAGCGCGGTGAAAGTATCGCCCCTGTTCAGGCGGACGGAAGAATCATTCCCCTGCCGGACTCGTGCCTTGATGGAGCGACAATCTCTTTCGGCATCAGAAACATTCTTCCACGCGAAGACTGCTACAAAGAAATACTGCGCACGCTCAAACCGGGAGCACGGTTCTGTATTCTGGAATTCGGATCAGGAAGTAAGAAGATATGGAAAGGTGTTTACAATTTTTACCTTAACAGGGTACTTCCTCTGCTGGGCAAAGTCGTCTCAGGAGATTCCGGAGCCTACACATATCTCGCCGATACGATTCGGGCTTTCCCGGATGAACGGGCTCTTGCGGAAGAATTACGCGGGGCCGGATTCGGCCGGGTCATGTTCGTCCCCTTACTTTCCGGAATTGTCTACATTCATGTAGCTGAGAAGACAGAAGAATAG